One window of Candidatus Aegiribacteria sp. genomic DNA carries:
- a CDS encoding 4Fe-4S binding protein produces the protein MSKTDKQAESQRYIRLLRYTVYFFIISGLVAGFLMGVVRKNASPEVKAIIEWIFIIFENGIRSITTIIGFYLTVKYVKISKGKISKFRLISFASFSISFLFLYLILPFILRFTEFYVALMPFPWASLPFQAPVTGAHLTVSLTKILDWNGVVITLWVFYIYQLIVLVGTVFLGRRWHCSMLCTFVGAHAEAFGEALPLIPHNKQRPRSKVVHPRMRTILFVFQIFMIVICLALMVAWGIFFFTGTEIVPVRVLINIERIKYLVFELYLMIFFMLFIGARSYCYYCPAGTLLGVIGRIAGQQITTGLTKCNGCGLCNDVCKMSIDIMSRAKAGKPVKSINCVGCGVCVETCPTGNLQFTTNFLKRYRSRKARSLLKID, from the coding sequence AGTAGCAGGATTTTTAATGGGCGTTGTAAGGAAAAACGCAAGCCCGGAAGTTAAAGCAATAATTGAGTGGATCTTTATCATCTTTGAGAATGGGATTCGATCGATAACCACGATTATTGGATTTTATTTAACTGTCAAATATGTTAAAATTTCAAAAGGTAAGATATCCAAATTCAGGCTGATCAGTTTTGCCAGTTTCTCCATATCGTTTTTATTTTTGTATCTGATCCTGCCATTCATACTGCGATTTACAGAATTCTATGTTGCTTTGATGCCGTTTCCCTGGGCATCTTTGCCATTTCAAGCACCGGTAACAGGCGCTCACCTGACCGTCTCCCTGACAAAAATCCTGGACTGGAACGGAGTTGTTATTACGCTCTGGGTATTTTACATATACCAGTTAATTGTACTCGTCGGGACAGTATTCTTAGGAAGGCGCTGGCATTGCAGTATGCTGTGCACATTTGTCGGAGCTCATGCAGAGGCTTTTGGCGAAGCATTGCCCTTAATCCCTCATAATAAACAACGTCCTCGATCAAAGGTGGTTCATCCGAGGATGCGGACAATCCTTTTTGTGTTTCAAATTTTCATGATTGTCATTTGCCTGGCCCTGATGGTTGCCTGGGGAATATTCTTCTTCACCGGGACTGAGATCGTTCCCGTGAGGGTATTAATAAATATCGAAAGGATTAAGTATCTGGTCTTTGAGTTGTATCTGATGATATTTTTCATGCTGTTTATAGGAGCAAGATCCTATTGCTATTATTGCCCGGCCGGTACTCTGCTTGGGGTTATTGGGAGAATCGCGGGACAGCAGATCACCACCGGACTTACGAAATGCAACGGTTGTGGATTGTGCAATGACGTTTGCAAGATGTCTATTGACATTATGAGCAGGGCAAAGGCCGGTAAGCCGGTAAAATCCATAAACTGTGTGGGGTGTGGTGTCTGTGTTGAAACATGCCCTACAGGTAACCTTCAGTTTACTACGAACTTCTTAAAAAGATATCGAAGCAGAAAAGCACGCTCTTTACTCAAAATAGATTAG